One region of Streptomyces sp. NBC_00442 genomic DNA includes:
- a CDS encoding LacI family DNA-binding transcriptional regulator, producing MTRRLAQVAKKVGVSEATVSRVLNGKPGVSESTRQAVLTALDVLGYERPTQLRGERARLVGLVLPELQNPIFPAFAEVIGGALAQQGLTPVLCTQTKGGVSEADYVDLLLQQQVSGVVFAGGLFAQMEAPHGHYQQLADRKVPVVLINAAIEHLDFPVVACDDAVAMEQAWRHLASLGHERIGLVLGPPDHVPSRRKLDAARALAVAAGTEFAEDRVERAMFSLEGGQAATSRLLERGVTGIICASDPLALGAVRAARRRGLDVPRDVSVVGYDDSAFMNCTEPPLTTVRQPIEAMGRAAVELLSAQIQGGVVPPGELLFEPELVVRGSTAQVPR from the coding sequence ATGACGCGACGACTTGCTCAGGTGGCGAAGAAGGTTGGAGTCAGCGAGGCCACGGTCAGCCGGGTGCTCAACGGCAAACCGGGAGTCTCCGAATCCACCCGACAGGCCGTGCTCACGGCGCTCGACGTGCTCGGCTACGAGCGCCCCACCCAGCTGCGCGGCGAACGGGCCCGTCTGGTCGGCTTGGTCCTGCCCGAGCTGCAGAACCCCATCTTCCCGGCGTTCGCCGAAGTCATCGGCGGGGCCCTCGCCCAGCAGGGGCTCACCCCCGTCCTGTGCACCCAGACCAAGGGCGGCGTCTCGGAGGCCGACTACGTCGACCTGCTCCTCCAGCAGCAGGTTTCCGGCGTGGTCTTCGCGGGCGGCCTCTTCGCGCAGATGGAGGCCCCGCACGGGCACTACCAGCAGCTCGCCGACCGCAAGGTGCCGGTCGTGCTCATCAACGCCGCCATCGAGCACCTCGACTTCCCCGTCGTCGCCTGCGACGACGCCGTGGCGATGGAGCAGGCCTGGCGCCACCTGGCCTCCCTGGGCCACGAGCGCATCGGCCTGGTTCTCGGGCCGCCCGACCACGTGCCCTCGCGGCGCAAGCTGGACGCGGCACGCGCCCTGGCCGTCGCGGCCGGCACCGAGTTCGCCGAGGACCGCGTGGAGCGCGCCATGTTCTCCCTCGAAGGCGGCCAGGCCGCGACCTCGCGCCTCCTGGAGCGCGGCGTGACCGGCATCATCTGCGCCAGCGACCCGCTCGCCCTCGGTGCCGTACGGGCCGCGCGCCGACGGGGCCTCGACGTGCCGCGCGACGTCTCCGTCGTGGGCTACGACGACTCGGCGTTCATGAACTGCACCGAGCCCCCGCTGACCACCGTGCGCCAGCCCATCGAGGCGATGGGCCGGGCCGCGGTCGAGCTCCTTTCCGCGCAGATCCAGGGCGGTGTGGTGCCCCCGGGCGAGCTGCTCTTCGAGCCCGAGCTGGTGGTGCGCGGCTCGACGGCGCAGGTGCCGCGCTAG
- a CDS encoding YciI family protein gives MAKYLLLKHYRGAPAPVNNVPMDQWTPQEISAHVQYMNDLAAKLEETGEFVEGLALAPEGSWVRYDGEGRPPVTDGPFAETKDLIAGWMVIDVDSHERAVEVAGELSAAPGAGGRPIHEWLEVRPFLTAHPNVTE, from the coding sequence ATGGCGAAGTACCTGTTGCTCAAGCACTACCGCGGCGCACCCGCCCCCGTGAACAACGTGCCGATGGACCAGTGGACCCCGCAGGAGATCTCGGCGCACGTCCAGTACATGAACGACCTGGCGGCGAAGCTGGAGGAGACCGGCGAGTTCGTCGAGGGGCTGGCGCTCGCTCCGGAGGGTTCCTGGGTCCGGTACGACGGCGAGGGCCGCCCGCCCGTCACCGACGGGCCGTTCGCCGAGACCAAGGACCTCATCGCCGGCTGGATGGTGATCGACGTCGACAGTCACGAGCGTGCCGTGGAAGTGGCCGGAGAGCTGTCGGCGGCGCCCGGGGCGGGCGGCCGGCCGATCCACGAGTGGCTGGAGGTCCGCCCGTTCCTGACCGCGCACCCCAACGTCACGGAGTGA
- a CDS encoding carbohydrate ABC transporter permease: MSTRTLISPATLGRTRGKVVYWTVFGLVMLLFTLVFIGPLYWMAVNGLKSTEEFTRIPPTLVPHGVHTDNFSNAWRVMDFAKLLLNTLWYAFGALAFQLVLDVAAAYSLSKLRPVFGKAILAMMLATLMIPAAVLVVPQYLTVLDVPIFRRNLLNTPWAIWLPSVTNAFNIFLLKRFFDSIPRELLDAASIDGASPLRTLRSVVLPISRPILGVVSIFAVIGVWKDFLWPMLTLPDPTKQTLNVGIYSLAQGVPENWLTAALAMASIPTLLIFIVFQRNIMSGLTAGGLKG; the protein is encoded by the coding sequence ATGTCGACCCGCACACTCATCTCACCGGCCACCCTCGGCCGCACCCGGGGCAAGGTCGTCTACTGGACCGTCTTCGGCCTGGTGATGCTCCTGTTCACGCTCGTCTTCATCGGGCCGCTGTACTGGATGGCCGTCAACGGGCTGAAATCGACCGAGGAGTTCACCAGGATCCCGCCGACCCTGGTCCCGCACGGTGTGCACACCGACAACTTCAGCAACGCCTGGCGCGTGATGGACTTCGCCAAGCTCCTGCTCAACACGCTCTGGTACGCGTTCGGCGCGCTCGCCTTCCAGCTCGTCCTCGACGTGGCCGCCGCCTACTCGCTGTCCAAGCTGCGCCCGGTGTTCGGCAAGGCGATCCTCGCGATGATGCTGGCCACCCTCATGATCCCGGCCGCCGTCCTGGTCGTACCGCAGTACCTGACCGTCCTCGACGTGCCGATCTTCCGGCGGAACCTGCTCAACACCCCGTGGGCGATCTGGCTGCCGTCCGTCACCAACGCCTTCAACATCTTCCTGCTCAAGCGGTTCTTCGACTCGATCCCGCGCGAGCTCCTGGACGCAGCGTCCATCGACGGTGCCTCGCCGCTGCGCACGCTGCGCTCGGTGGTCCTTCCCATCTCCCGGCCGATCCTGGGCGTCGTCTCCATCTTCGCGGTGATCGGCGTCTGGAAGGACTTCCTCTGGCCGATGCTGACCCTGCCCGACCCCACCAAGCAGACCCTCAACGTGGGCATCTACTCGCTCGCCCAGGGTGTCCCCGAGAACTGGCTCACGGCGGCCCTCGCCATGGCGTCGATCCCCACACTCCTCATCTTCATCGTGTTCCAGCGCAACATCATGAGCGGTCTCACCGCGGGCGGCCTCAAGGGCTGA
- a CDS encoding discoidin domain-containing protein translates to MRTHRWRWRTRMRMLAALVATSLFMIGWPALAASAAAGPDLAAGKPAAASGANGPYTAKNVTDGDQSTYWESAGSAFPQWVQADLGATGSIGEVVLKLPTSWGDRKETLSVQGSADGTSFSTLVSSASYGFTQSSGNTVKIGIAAARARFVRIEITANTGWQAAQLSSLEVHAADGPGSTNLALGKTLTASSTTQTYGAANANDGNKATYWESANNAFPQWIQADLGATVPVDKVVLKLPDGWGDRTQTLKIQASANGTDFTDLTAPQGYAFTAGNGLTVPIALDAATTRYLRVLVSGNTAQPGGQLSELEIYGPAGGDTQPPSAPANLAYTEPGTGQIKLTWAASTDNTAVTGYDVYANGELRTSVAGNVTTYTDSQPASATVAYYVRAKDAAGNQSPNSNTVTRKGSSGDTQAPTAPGNLAYTEPAAGQIKLTWAASSDNVGVSGYDIYADNQLLKSVAGDVTTYTDSRPVTVTVSYYVRAKDAAGNQSGASNTVTRNGTSTGDGSNLAVGKPITASSSTFTFVAANADDNDTATYWESAAGGYPSTLTVKLGANADTSAVVLKLNPDSGWGRRTQNIEVLGREQSASSYTSLVAAKDYTFDPASGNTVSLPVAARVADVQLKFTSNTGATGGQIAEFQVVGVPAPNPDLEVTALTASPSAPVESDAVTLSATVHNKGTGAAPATGVAFQLGGSKAATADVGALAAGASQTVSASIGTHDAGTYPLSAVVDPDNTVIEQNDTNNTFTGSPLVIKPVASSDLIASGVNWSPSAPSAGQAVAFSVTLKNQGTLASAGGSHGITLTLLDDKGATVKTLTGAYTGTLGAGATASPVNLGSWTAANGKYTAKVVIADDTNELPVKRANNTSQQAFFVGRGANMPYDTYEAEDGVTGGGAQVVGPNRTIGDLAGEASGRKAVTLNSTGNYVQFTTRADTNSLVTRFSIPDAAGGGGTSANLDIYVDGVFRKAIDLSSKYMWQYGAEASPNNSPGSGGPRHIYDEANILLGDTVKAGSTIRLQKDATNTSTYAIDFINLEQVAQIPNPDPAAYVVPAGTAQQDVQNALDKVRMDTTGKLVGVYLPPGTYTTSNKFQIYGKAVKLVGAGPWFSRFATPPDQENTDAGFDVQSSANGSSFTGFGFFGNYTSRNDGPGKVFNFSNVANMTIDNVWAEHMMCLYWGTNTDHITIKNTRVRDLYADGINLTNGSSDNTISNVEARSTGDDSFALFPATDINNADETGNVFENLSALLTWRAAGFAVYGGTANTFRNLYAADMLTYPGLTIGTLKFGSIPALGFGTDPTTFQGISLVRSGGHFWGAQAFGALWMYSAEYAFQGIRITDLDITDPTYSGIMFQTKYNGSTPLYPIKDSVLTNVSISGAKKSGDAFDAKSGIGIWANELPEPGQGPAVGEVTFTNLKLSGNAQDIRNTTSTFTIDVNP, encoded by the coding sequence GCAGCGCGGACGGCACGAGCTTCAGCACCCTGGTGAGCTCCGCCTCCTACGGCTTCACGCAGAGCTCGGGCAACACCGTGAAGATAGGGATCGCCGCCGCGCGGGCCCGCTTCGTACGGATCGAGATCACCGCGAACACCGGCTGGCAGGCCGCCCAGCTCTCCTCGCTCGAAGTGCACGCGGCCGACGGACCGGGCAGCACCAACCTCGCCCTCGGCAAGACCCTCACCGCGAGCAGCACCACCCAGACCTATGGCGCGGCCAACGCCAACGACGGCAACAAGGCGACCTACTGGGAGAGCGCCAACAACGCCTTCCCGCAGTGGATCCAGGCCGACCTCGGGGCCACCGTGCCCGTCGACAAGGTGGTGCTCAAGCTGCCGGACGGCTGGGGGGACCGCACCCAGACCCTCAAGATCCAGGCAAGCGCCAACGGCACCGACTTCACGGACCTGACCGCCCCACAGGGGTACGCGTTCACCGCGGGCAACGGCCTCACCGTGCCGATCGCCCTCGACGCGGCCACCACGCGCTACCTACGGGTGCTCGTCTCCGGCAACACCGCGCAGCCCGGCGGGCAGCTCTCCGAGCTGGAGATCTACGGCCCGGCGGGCGGTGACACCCAGCCGCCGTCCGCGCCCGCGAACCTCGCCTACACCGAGCCCGGCACCGGCCAGATCAAGCTGACCTGGGCCGCGTCCACCGACAACACCGCCGTCACCGGGTACGACGTGTACGCCAACGGCGAGCTGCGCACCAGCGTGGCCGGCAACGTCACCACGTACACCGACAGCCAGCCCGCGAGCGCCACGGTCGCCTACTACGTACGGGCCAAGGACGCCGCGGGAAACCAGTCTCCCAACAGCAACACCGTCACCCGCAAGGGAAGTTCGGGCGACACCCAGGCGCCGACCGCGCCCGGGAACCTGGCGTACACCGAGCCGGCCGCCGGCCAGATCAAGCTGACCTGGGCCGCGTCCTCCGACAACGTGGGCGTCAGCGGCTACGACATCTACGCCGACAACCAGCTCCTCAAGAGCGTGGCGGGCGACGTCACCACGTACACCGACAGCCGGCCGGTCACCGTGACCGTCTCCTACTACGTGCGGGCCAAGGACGCGGCGGGCAACCAGTCCGGCGCGAGCAACACCGTGACCCGCAACGGCACCTCCACCGGCGACGGGTCCAACCTCGCCGTGGGCAAGCCGATCACGGCCTCCTCGTCCACCTTCACCTTCGTCGCCGCGAACGCCGACGACAACGACACGGCGACCTACTGGGAGAGCGCGGCGGGCGGCTACCCGAGCACGCTCACCGTGAAGCTCGGCGCCAACGCCGACACCAGCGCCGTGGTCCTCAAGCTCAACCCGGACAGCGGGTGGGGCAGGCGCACCCAGAACATCGAGGTCCTCGGGCGTGAGCAGAGCGCGTCGTCGTACACCTCGCTGGTCGCGGCCAAGGACTACACCTTCGACCCGGCGAGCGGGAACACGGTGTCCCTTCCGGTCGCGGCGCGCGTCGCCGACGTCCAGCTGAAGTTCACCTCCAACACCGGCGCGACGGGCGGCCAGATCGCCGAGTTCCAGGTCGTCGGGGTGCCCGCGCCCAACCCGGACCTGGAGGTCACCGCGCTGACGGCGTCGCCCTCCGCGCCGGTCGAGTCGGACGCCGTGACCCTGTCGGCGACCGTGCACAACAAGGGGACCGGCGCGGCGCCCGCGACCGGCGTCGCCTTCCAGCTCGGCGGCTCGAAGGCGGCGACCGCCGACGTCGGCGCGCTGGCGGCCGGCGCATCGCAGACGGTGAGCGCCTCGATCGGCACGCACGACGCGGGAACTTATCCGCTGAGCGCGGTCGTTGATCCGGACAACACCGTCATCGAACAGAACGACACCAACAACACCTTCACGGGCAGCCCCCTGGTCATCAAGCCGGTCGCCTCCTCCGACCTGATCGCCTCCGGGGTCAACTGGTCGCCGAGCGCCCCCTCGGCGGGCCAGGCGGTCGCCTTCTCGGTGACACTGAAGAACCAGGGCACGCTGGCCTCGGCCGGCGGCAGCCACGGCATCACCCTGACCCTCCTCGACGACAAGGGCGCCACGGTCAAGACCCTCACCGGCGCCTACACCGGGACGCTCGGCGCCGGCGCCACCGCGTCCCCGGTGAACCTCGGCAGCTGGACGGCGGCCAACGGCAAGTACACGGCGAAGGTGGTGATAGCGGACGACACCAACGAACTCCCGGTCAAGCGCGCCAACAACACCAGCCAGCAGGCGTTCTTCGTGGGGCGCGGCGCCAACATGCCGTACGACACCTATGAGGCGGAGGACGGTGTGACGGGCGGGGGCGCCCAGGTCGTCGGGCCCAACCGCACCATCGGCGACCTCGCGGGAGAGGCGTCGGGACGCAAGGCGGTCACGCTCAACTCCACCGGAAACTACGTCCAGTTCACGACACGGGCCGACACCAACAGCTTGGTGACGCGCTTCTCCATCCCGGACGCGGCGGGCGGCGGCGGCACCAGCGCCAACCTCGACATCTACGTCGACGGCGTCTTCCGCAAGGCCATCGACCTGAGCTCGAAGTACATGTGGCAGTACGGCGCCGAGGCGAGCCCCAACAACTCGCCGGGCTCCGGCGGCCCGCGCCACATCTACGACGAGGCCAACATCCTCCTCGGCGACACCGTGAAGGCGGGCAGCACCATCCGCCTCCAGAAGGACGCCACGAACACCTCCACCTACGCGATCGACTTCATCAATCTGGAGCAGGTCGCCCAGATCCCCAACCCCGACCCGGCGGCCTACGTCGTGCCCGCCGGCACCGCGCAGCAGGACGTGCAGAACGCCCTGGACAAGGTGCGGATGGACACCACCGGCAAGCTCGTCGGCGTCTATCTGCCGCCCGGCACCTACACCACGAGCAACAAGTTCCAGATCTACGGCAAGGCCGTGAAGCTGGTCGGCGCAGGCCCCTGGTTCAGCCGCTTCGCCACCCCGCCCGACCAGGAGAACACCGACGCCGGCTTCGACGTCCAGTCCTCCGCCAACGGCTCCTCCTTCACCGGGTTCGGCTTCTTCGGCAACTACACCTCGCGCAACGACGGCCCCGGCAAGGTCTTCAACTTCTCGAACGTCGCCAACATGACGATCGACAACGTGTGGGCCGAACACATGATGTGCCTGTACTGGGGCACCAACACCGACCACATCACGATCAAGAACACCCGGGTCCGCGACCTGTACGCGGACGGGATCAACCTCACCAACGGCAGCAGCGACAACACCATCAGCAATGTGGAGGCCCGCTCCACCGGCGACGACAGCTTCGCCCTGTTCCCCGCCACCGACATCAACAACGCCGACGAGACCGGCAACGTCTTCGAGAACCTCAGCGCCCTGCTGACCTGGCGGGCCGCCGGATTCGCCGTCTACGGAGGCACCGCCAACACCTTCCGGAACCTGTACGCGGCCGACATGCTGACGTATCCCGGACTGACCATCGGCACGCTGAAGTTCGGCTCCATCCCCGCCCTCGGCTTCGGGACGGATCCGACCACCTTCCAGGGCATATCCCTGGTGCGCTCCGGCGGCCACTTCTGGGGCGCCCAGGCGTTCGGCGCGCTGTGGATGTACTCCGCCGAGTACGCGTTCCAGGGGATCCGCATCACCGACCTCGACATCACCGATCCCACGTACTCCGGGATCATGTTCCAGACGAAGTACAACGGCAGCACGCCCCTGTACCCCATCAAGGACAGTGTGCTCACCAACGTGAGCATCAGCGGGGCGAAGAAGAGCGGGGACGCCTTCGACGCCAAGTCCGGCATCGGCATCTGGGCCAATGAGCTGCCCGAACCCGGGCAGGGCCCCGCCGTCGGCGAGGTCACCTTCACCAACCTCAAGCTGAGCGGCAACGCTCAGGACATCAGGAACACCACCTCCACGTTCACGATCGACGTCAACCCGTAG
- a CDS encoding RNA polymerase sigma factor, producing MDEALLRSLTPSVLTVLVRRGADFAAAEDAVQDALVEAVRAWPADPPRDPKGWLVTVAWRRFLDAARADSARRRREEAVDEEPAAGPAASADDTLRLYFLCAHPSLTPSSAVALTLRAVGGLTTRQISQAYLVPEATMAQRISRAKRTLAGRGASPGGTATNARGTFDRPGDVATVLRVLYLVFNEGYSGDVDLAAEAIRLTRQLAALVDHPEVAGLLALMLLHHARRAARTAPDGSLVPLAEQDRGRWDTGAVAEGVVILQAALARDRLGEFQAQAAIAALHADAATAEETDWVQIVEWYDELTRLTDNPVVRLNRAVAVGEADGARAGLKALAELDASLPRHTAVAAHLHERDGDLATAARLYAEAAREATSLAERDHLTRQAARLNSLL from the coding sequence ATGGACGAGGCCCTGCTGCGCAGCCTCACCCCGAGCGTGCTCACCGTCCTGGTCCGCCGCGGAGCGGACTTCGCGGCGGCCGAGGACGCGGTGCAGGACGCGTTGGTGGAGGCGGTCCGCGCCTGGCCGGCGGATCCTCCGCGCGACCCCAAGGGGTGGCTGGTCACCGTGGCCTGGCGGCGCTTCCTCGACGCGGCGCGCGCGGACAGCGCCCGCCGCCGGCGCGAGGAAGCCGTGGACGAGGAGCCGGCGGCGGGGCCCGCGGCCTCGGCGGACGACACGCTCCGGCTCTACTTCCTGTGCGCCCACCCGTCGTTGACGCCGTCGTCCGCCGTCGCGCTCACGCTGCGCGCCGTCGGCGGCCTGACCACCCGCCAGATCTCTCAGGCCTACCTGGTGCCCGAGGCGACCATGGCCCAGCGCATCAGCCGGGCCAAGCGCACCCTGGCCGGCCGGGGGGCCTCCCCCGGCGGGACGGCGACGAACGCCCGGGGGACGTTCGACCGGCCCGGCGACGTCGCCACCGTGCTGCGCGTCCTTTACCTGGTCTTCAACGAGGGCTACTCGGGCGACGTCGACCTCGCCGCCGAGGCGATCCGGCTCACCCGGCAGCTGGCGGCCCTGGTCGACCACCCCGAGGTGGCGGGGCTGCTCGCCCTCATGCTGCTCCATCACGCCCGTCGCGCCGCCCGGACCGCGCCCGACGGCAGCCTGGTGCCACTGGCCGAGCAGGACCGCGGCCGGTGGGACACCGGTGCCGTCGCCGAGGGCGTCGTGATCCTCCAGGCGGCCCTCGCCCGCGACCGGCTCGGCGAGTTCCAGGCGCAGGCCGCCATCGCGGCCCTGCACGCCGACGCGGCCACCGCCGAGGAGACCGACTGGGTGCAGATCGTCGAGTGGTACGACGAGCTCACGCGCCTGACCGACAATCCCGTGGTGCGGCTCAACCGCGCGGTGGCCGTCGGCGAGGCCGACGGGGCGCGCGCCGGTCTGAAGGCGCTCGCGGAGCTCGACGCCTCGCTGCCCCGCCACACGGCGGTGGCCGCCCACCTCCACGAGCGCGACGGCGACCTGGCGACGGCGGCGCGCCTGTACGCCGAAGCGGCCCGCGAGGCGACGAGCCTCGCCGAGCGCGACCATCTGACGCGGCAGGCCGCCCGGCTCAACTCCCTTCTCTGA
- a CDS encoding carbohydrate ABC transporter permease, which yields MSASTLPTREATRPHPGAELPRQRGFARALRRNLTAHGFLIGAVLCFAFFSWYPMVREFVLAFQKTKDGRTTWAGWSNLTYVFHDPAFWQAWRNTLLFTGLALVLGFVLPFLVAVLLNEFRHGQGYLRLLVYLPVMLPPVASVLLFKYFYDPGYGLFNRIFELFGLPAQQWLQSTGTAMLSVVIAATWMNMGSATLVYLAALQGIPGELYEAAELDGAGLLRKIWHVTVPQTRLVLSLMFLMQIIATMQVFTEPFLLTNGAGPEGSTTTVVYLIYQYAFNFNNYGGAAALGLVLLVLLAGFSAAYVRLSRDSDQ from the coding sequence ATGTCGGCCTCCACACTGCCCACCCGGGAAGCGACCCGGCCGCACCCGGGCGCCGAGCTGCCCAGGCAGCGCGGATTCGCCCGAGCGCTGCGGCGCAACCTCACCGCGCACGGCTTCCTGATCGGCGCCGTGCTCTGCTTCGCGTTCTTCTCCTGGTACCCCATGGTGCGGGAGTTCGTCCTCGCCTTCCAGAAGACGAAGGACGGCCGCACCACCTGGGCCGGCTGGTCCAACCTCACCTACGTCTTCCACGACCCGGCGTTCTGGCAGGCCTGGCGCAACACCCTGCTCTTCACCGGCCTCGCCCTGGTCCTCGGCTTCGTGCTGCCGTTCCTCGTCGCCGTTCTGCTCAATGAATTCCGGCACGGCCAGGGCTACTTGAGGCTCCTCGTCTACCTGCCGGTGATGCTTCCGCCGGTCGCCTCGGTGCTGCTGTTCAAGTACTTCTACGACCCCGGCTACGGCCTGTTCAACCGGATCTTCGAACTGTTCGGACTGCCCGCGCAGCAATGGCTCCAGTCCACCGGCACCGCCATGCTCTCCGTGGTGATCGCCGCGACCTGGATGAACATGGGCAGCGCCACCCTCGTCTACCTCGCCGCCCTCCAGGGCATCCCGGGCGAGCTGTACGAGGCGGCCGAACTCGACGGTGCCGGGCTGCTGCGCAAGATCTGGCACGTCACGGTGCCGCAGACCCGGCTCGTGCTCTCGCTGATGTTCCTGATGCAGATCATCGCGACGATGCAGGTCTTCACCGAGCCGTTCCTGCTCACCAACGGCGCGGGCCCCGAGGGCTCCACGACGACGGTGGTCTACCTCATCTACCAGTACGCCTTCAACTTCAACAACTACGGCGGCGCCGCGGCCCTCGGCCTCGTCCTGCTCGTCCTGCTCGCCGGTTTCTCGGCGGCGTACGTCCGCCTCAGCCGCGACAGCGACCAGTAG
- a CDS encoding ABC transporter substrate-binding protein yields the protein MRRTSFSPARQIRRTAATALAGALALTALAACGTSSSDTGGGDSKPGTGSSDPAAPLDPKTKVDLTIDCMPPAAKAAELKEWKQDVATFNKTYPNVKIIGRSTPGQCEEPPRFTAALKAKSQPDVFYSYFTDLQQVLDNDGAADISAYVTDKSVPALNSIDPAVMGVYKKDGKMYGLPTSNYQMGIMINRKLFQQAGLDPDKPPATWDEVRTDSRAIAKLGGGVYGYGEYSAENTGGWHFTAAMYSLGGDVVGSDGKAAFDNATGKQVLQQLHDMRWTDQSMSKTQLLKWGDLQKQITADKLGMFLAAPDDIAYMVQQLGAKYENFGMGPIPGGKATLTGGNGYMIKQGSSPDKIKAAIAWLDFKNLSPGKGQFAWARTKADQLPVGVPQPNFFTGSVKADDLKSRTDNATMPVANFAPYLGNPIPGKAEPPKAQEVYKVLDNAMSAVLTNKDADISKLLVTAQTQVDQVLANQ from the coding sequence ATGAGACGCACCTCGTTCAGCCCCGCACGACAGATACGCCGCACCGCCGCCACCGCCCTGGCCGGCGCCCTCGCCCTCACCGCCCTCGCCGCCTGCGGAACCAGCAGCAGCGACACCGGAGGCGGCGACAGCAAGCCCGGCACCGGATCGAGTGACCCCGCGGCCCCGCTCGACCCGAAGACCAAGGTCGACCTCACCATCGACTGCATGCCGCCGGCCGCGAAGGCCGCCGAGCTCAAGGAGTGGAAGCAGGACGTCGCGACGTTCAACAAGACGTACCCGAACGTCAAGATCATCGGTAGGTCGACGCCCGGACAGTGCGAGGAGCCGCCGCGCTTCACCGCCGCCCTGAAGGCGAAGTCGCAGCCCGACGTCTTCTACTCCTACTTCACCGACCTCCAGCAGGTCCTGGACAACGACGGCGCCGCCGACATCTCGGCCTACGTCACCGACAAGTCCGTCCCCGCCCTGAACAGCATCGACCCGGCCGTGATGGGGGTGTACAAGAAGGACGGCAAGATGTACGGCCTGCCCACCAGCAATTATCAGATGGGCATCATGATCAACCGGAAGCTGTTCCAGCAGGCCGGGCTCGACCCCGACAAGCCGCCGGCCACCTGGGACGAGGTCCGCACCGACTCCCGGGCGATCGCCAAGCTCGGGGGCGGCGTGTACGGCTACGGCGAATACAGCGCCGAGAACACCGGCGGCTGGCACTTCACCGCCGCGATGTACAGCCTCGGCGGCGACGTGGTGGGCAGCGACGGCAAGGCCGCCTTCGACAACGCCACCGGCAAGCAGGTCCTCCAGCAGCTGCACGACATGCGCTGGACCGACCAAAGCATGAGCAAGACCCAGCTCCTGAAGTGGGGCGACCTCCAGAAGCAGATCACCGCCGACAAGCTCGGCATGTTCCTCGCCGCACCCGACGACATCGCGTACATGGTCCAGCAACTCGGCGCCAAGTACGAGAACTTCGGCATGGGCCCGATCCCCGGCGGCAAGGCGACCCTCACCGGCGGCAACGGCTACATGATCAAGCAGGGCAGCTCGCCCGACAAGATCAAGGCCGCGATCGCCTGGCTCGACTTCAAGAACCTCAGCCCCGGCAAGGGCCAGTTCGCGTGGGCCCGCACCAAGGCCGACCAGCTGCCCGTCGGGGTGCCGCAGCCCAACTTCTTCACCGGCTCCGTCAAGGCCGACGACCTCAAGTCCCGCACCGACAACGCCACCATGCCGGTCGCCAACTTCGCGCCCTACCTCGGCAACCCGATCCCGGGCAAGGCCGAGCCGCCGAAGGCGCAGGAGGTCTACAAGGTGCTCGACAACGCGATGTCCGCGGTGCTCACCAACAAGGACGCCGACATCTCCAAGCTGCTTGTCACCGCCCAGACGCAGGTCGACCAGGTCCTGGCGAACCAGTAG